Genomic DNA from Asterias amurensis chromosome 2, ASM3211899v1:
CAGAGAAAATGACAGCGAGCACAACGACGAGCATGTCAGTGACGTGACACATATCATCATTCATGGAAACTACAACAGCGACAATTATGACAACGACATCGCCGTCATGGTGCTTGCTAGTCCACCACCAGAGGAAAGTCGGTTCATCAACTCGGTTTGTCTGGACGCGGGTGGCAGTGCCGGCTTCGACAGCACCTCTGTGTGTTACATCGCTGGGTTCGGCGACACACAGGGTAAGACTAAAAAGAGCTCATGAGATTTATGTTTAAGGCGGttgtgcaagtcttgcgcaGCTTTTCGAAAACGCGCGAAACCCAGACAGTCTGTACAGACAACATGCTAACTTTATTCCATCAAATTACTCTTCTTTAGTAAAAACAAGAAAGAACAGTTTGTAGCGCTGTTTATACCAGTGGGCTTTCATAAGGATTTTAAGTGTTTACATTCGCCGGCTATTTCACTTTGTCTCGTAACTTATTATTTCAGCCATTAGTCTTTGTTTTGGAAGATAATTACTGCATTGTTCTCTGGTTTCAATTGTTGAGTTTTGCTCTCCCAAATAAGCAGTATCTGTTGTGGagaattgattgtttttactttcctgtttttattataGAGGCCGGTAGCGTTGCTTACGTTCTACAAGAAGCATTACTACCCCTTGTCAACACCAGAGATTGTAATAATGCTTACGGCGGACAAATTACAGACAACATGATCTGCGCGGGATACCAAGAAGGAGGAATTGACTCCTGCcaggtaaacaaaacaattcagTCTTATTATTgcttatttttaaaagaaagacaCAAGAACGAGACGAACTGTCGGCTACCCATAGCAATCAGAACCCACATCAACAAAAGGATACCCATAACCCATAACCCATGGCAATCAATGCACTTTACTATACCCAAAGCAATCAATGTCTACTTTCCCCATAGCAACCTGTGTACAACACCCATAGCAACGGCAGTATCCCGACATCTAGACGCATAACAATAGCAGTGCATACCTGTTTCATTATGTGTTATACAACATCATTCTTTACTTGTGGCATTTTTACTCCTGCTATCGGTGAAAATTAACCCTTCTCTAATTTCCCATCGACTTCGCCTATCGAAACAAACACCAATTAAGACTTATTTACCAAGTTATTAACAACGTTGGTTGATTTTCCCCCTTCCTCTTGACAGGGTGACTCCGGCGGTCCATTGGTGTGCAGTAGACGGGATAAGTCAGTGAACGTTGAGCGGTGGTATCTGACGGGGGTCACGAGCTGGGGCAACGGGTGTGCCAGACCGAACTACCCCGGTGTTTACGCCAAAGTGGCTCGTTACGGAGACTGGCTCGAAAACGTCTTTGCATCACACAGTAGCTAGTTTAACCTCTAAACATGATAATATTATTGTCCTATGTGTCCAACACTCTTcaatgattgggggggggggttgtagtTTGGGGGTCTCTAGATCGAGGTATGGTGCtcatttttgaaaataaatccgtaattctcgctgtcgagaattgatgttgtttcaatgttttctcaaaaagtaaagcatttcattgaacaatagttcaagagaagtctttcactattaccttctgtaaaccctgtaaattatttgtaaatctgtgatttttttttttgtatgtaccgaaagtgtataatggctttaagtgtgaGAATAAACGAAATAATGTATAAAAGTGAAAGGATAAAGCAAGGAAAACTTAGAAAACCGGCGACATGGCAAACGATAAATACTGGCACGAAACTAAAAAGAAATTTGTGTGGTTTGTGGTCAGTCTTTTTTTGGAATGAACTTTGCTTTGATATTATACAAACTAATCATGGCAAGAGATTTTagataaaacaataaattatagaCAAATTTGTTATAATACATGATACATGATTATGAATATGATGGTGCGTAAAATCCATAACACTTTTATAACATAAACCATTTCAGTGTGGTAAAATGTTGTACTAATGCACTTGAGGTGCTGCATGGCTCGACCTTGGGAGAAAGGGGGCGGGGTCCACAAGACTCAAGACCGTAGGTTTTTTTGCAAGACGAGAATCGTGATGAGAAAAAACTTGCTTCTGACACAGTTtaaagacacctttggtaattgtcaataacCAGTACTCTCACATCCTAAATTAAGttatctttctcaaaactacgttacttcttgCCGAGGGAGCCACttctaacaatgtttcaaactaccaacagcactccattgctcgttaccaagtaagttgtcatgataaaaattatttagagtaattaccaatatttttCAGTTCATTTTAGACAAGctttgaacataatttgtttttgttcaatacATTAAACATCAAGCCTCAAGGCAATTCAGTTGAACCAGCATGAGATTGCCGGGTATGTCTGGCCGTGAGTTTACTTGCCCCgacactaaaatcactggcctcggcaGACCTGTGGTCCAAGGTAAATTTTGAGCCCTTTGTTGGAATAAATATCAACTACTGAGTACTTTAACCGATTTACTCATTTGATTTGATTCAGCGCTAGTACACTAGGTATAAAATCCCCAAGTTCCACAAAGTCAGCGATAACGATATTGATTCCTCGGGGTCCTATGCCCTTATCCTTTAAGAAATACTGTACATTCTTAATGGCTATAGGTCCGAAGACGTCTTGTAACGACCGGTTGATATATTGCAAGATAGTTGTCCCTGTTGGGGTGAGAACTCCCTGGTTGACTTGAAACTTCCCGTAAGGTCTCCCGCGGGTGAAATGAGCCTCAAGGAGATTGACCATCTTGGGAGCTTCTGTAACGTTTGGCCAGACGGACGGCATGAAGCCCCCCGGCCACAGCATTGGATTCTGCTGGGTGGTACTGTCATGGTGGTAGAACACTAAAACCTGAACCCCTCTATCCCAAAGAACATTCAGGGCAGCAGTTTCGATGTCAATGAGCGGGCACAGCTTAGAGTCAAACACGCTTGTGAGTGTTGCGACCAACTGGTCGTGATCGCTGGCACTCATATCATACAAATGATTGAAGTCTAGGAATATGACCTCCTTAGGGTGATCGTCGAGCCAGGTTTTGATCTCCAGTAAGCAGCTGCCGACCTCCGCCCCGAAGAGCCCATGGACAAAATACAACTCCGATTTCCCTTTCCATGTGGAGACACGGAGATCAAAGTAACGTATCCCGTGATCCAGCTGTTGATTGAAGGTGAGACTCTGTGTGACCGACCAGTTGTAGACGATCTTCTTGGCCATGTTACCGAATGTGGAGACGAGGTTGCGCACTGTGTCTGGTGAGCTAGGTGAGACTGGGGACGTCATGTCCAGGGAATAACTGAATGAATCGTGTGATCCTGAAACAAAGAAATATCGTCATGAATGTTAAATATATGTTTGCTATTAAAAGGCCGAACATGAGCAGGGACTGTTTCTGACAATGAATTTCCATGTATTTGTGCATCTGTTCAAGAATTGCGGGGAAAAATACAAAGAAATGATACACAACACTACACATATATTTTGGTTATTTTTCCACAGATCCcgctggaggggggggggggtaagtagTCAGGCATGGTAGTACTAGTAGTACGGCAGTCTAATAGTTCGAAGAATGCACTTCTTGAATCTATTCTTGGAATTGCCTTGGTTTGGATCCCATCCCATAAAACTTAAATATAAAAGGGATCATGTACAGTAATTTGCAACCCACCCTCTCCTCTGGACTGCAGAGTGCGGTAAATGATTGTGTTTACATGAGTAAACATAAAGGATTGAGAATTGCAAGGTGCAAGATGCATGGATGAGAAGAGTAGTCCTGTAGTATTACAATGAGTAGTACGTAGTGTGTACTCTCTTCAATCATGATtaatgtgtatttttgtacCAACCTGGAATTGCAATATTTTTCAGCGGTTCACATAAAAGACTCTCCGGCAGCTTTGACATCCAGTCGGAGTTTTTTGCGCAATTTTCAAGCTTTGATGCTTCACCAGTCGTCGAAGCCATTATTTGGGTCTTGGATAGTAGTAATAATAGGATAGTTTTCTGCTCACAAAAACTCTCAGCAGGACGGTGAAGTGAATCTGCTTTTCCGCTCAAAACCAAACAGAGGGCTCTGATGCCATTGAACTCTTGAGGGCGCCATGTGTTTACAAGAATAAGTATCCGAAGAAAGTGTATTTAAAGCTTCCTCAAGTTTACCTAGTCCCTCTATACTTCCAATGTAACACTATCGACCCattttgtgtcattattttgtgGAAGATTAACAGACATGGAGCAGTGCAGGCTAGGTCCACGGAGGATCCCTCTAGGATCGAGGAGGCGAATGCAGCTGCTCTGTTGCGACGGCAGTGAAACCGATATAAGTGAAGAGAGGACTAGGGGTAGTTTAAACCATTACGCATCGATTAATACTTCGGATACTTCTTCGTGTtaattgttgataaacaacaaGTGAAGCGTGTGCGATGGGGAACGGCCAAAGATCGTATAGCGCCGCGTATGGGGACTGCTTTCTACCTCCTTGGTCTAGTGGAAAGGCAGGAGGACCTTTTGAAAGGAACCAAACTTAGCAAAAGGAAATGTAGCAATGGAGGTAATTCTGTATGATTTTAACAGCCTGAACTAAATTGATTGTATGCACATTAAATGATTAACAATTTCGGTTGATTGGATTGGATTactcctttttttgagaaaaaaattacaaaagtttcAAGCCGAGGGGGGCGGGGCCTGAATTTTGAACGTATTTACAGACTGAAAATAAtcttttaatttaaataaagaATGCAGAATCTTAAAAGTCCGGTTATTTCAAGGGAATTTAGTGATAGTATTATTATAGAATACACTATACAGGGCCACATTAGATttacctactcctagaactatttcggtttcgtccggctatcgtcgatagccggacgaaaccgaaatagttctaggagtaagatttacctacttctagaaactatagtttctagaagtaaaaTTTACCCAGTGCTCCCGGCAGTGCTTCAACTGGCACTAGTagtaggttagggttaggggaggccctgtattctatagttactccTAAGTATTTATTTAGTAATTTACAGTAGTGTGAGTGCTGTGAGTGTGGGATATTGTTACATCTCTTTTTACCCGTTGTTTTGTCGGTGACTCAGTCCTGAGACCTGAGTGACTGCTAAGATAAAGAATAATATGAAAGCAAATGATGACCAATACTGTCAGACAGATCCTGTtgaataacttaaaaacttgacAATGCGTGCAATTTTTGTGATTGTCTGCGAAGTTCAAATGGTACAAAATTGTGTTCttttccctttatttttttataatgttaTGATTGTACAGTACTCTCTACATCATGTACGTGGTCAATGTCTTCTTTCTTTTCATTTACAGGTTCCCCAGATTACACGGGATAAATTAAAGCTTTGCAATTGCACTGAACTTGAAAAAGGATTTTGGGTTGCTCCCTGTCAAAAGCAGATTTTGGGGAATGTCTTCTTCAGCAGAGCACATCATAAAACGGCATCTGATGAAAACTGCCCGCAAAAACTGGCAAATCATACTCGATGACATCGAAGCCGTCTGTGATGGAATCAAGCCTAGTTTACTTTACGACTATTCCCATATGGATCCCATTGAGCTCTCTGAGATGGTGATCGAGCTTTCATCCTCCTGCTGCTCAGATACATTTAAGAACAAGCAGCTACAAGTCTTGCGTCTTGGAGAAGACACATTCCTTGCCAATATCCCTCATTTGCAAGCAGTACTACAAGAGACTCATCAATCTCTTGGGGAGGATGGCAGACATGTCGGAGTCAATGTTTCAGCTGATTTGGAACGACCTAGACTCCTGCACCCCGAGGCTTGCCGACAACTCCAGGATCATATTGCAGATGTTTTGTCACAGCTCAGCGGAAGCGACAGCAAGATGGAGAGAGTCTTGGAGCTCAATCCAAAGAAGGATTGGAACTTCTCAACGATGTTTGGAGCACTGATCGGCTACCCAGTGCTTTACTGGTACAAAGAATGCACAGGGATTGATTCAAATTGTCTGTCGTTTGTACCCCTATGTGTGTATACTGTGCAGATCACTCTGGACCAAAAGACATCAACAGAGAAATCTAACTTTTCATCCACTCAAGGAGATGAGGCACGTGCAATCCGAGGCACTCAAGTCTCAAGAAATCAACACTCTGTATACAGCTTCAGCGTTCCCCAAGAACTTGTACATCACTTTGAGGGTGATATTGATAATTGGTTCAAGAGACTTCAGAAAACACACAGCAATCTTGAACTGACTCATAGTTTAGTGACATTGCCTGCAGTAGCCCTGTGAAGTATACCTTACAGTGtttgatttcatagagctgcttcaccataaaaaaaaagtcagcTTAGCACAATCAAATATATGCTAAGAGTAAGATTTACAGCCAAACTATAGCCtcgtccaaggctctttacagGGCTGAAATGGAATTAATCAACTGGTAAATGTTTATAAACAATGATCATTTTTGGAATTGCACTATAAAAATAagagttttttaaattgttaaaatCAAAACACACTTCCAAGATACATGTATAAAGGCGAGTGGGGTTTAAAAGTTACAAATGTCAAACTCAAAAACCGTTTATGTCAAATATTAGTAAttgaaaaagtttattcatAAATTAAATGCAGAACCAAATTGTAAATTCTTTTAAACTTTCAAGATTCATTCGGGTCTGGCGTCTTTTGGATATACTCTAACATTAATAGAAAAACAACACTACAAGTACAGTTTTTGTTTAAGGAAATGGTGGATAGATTTCTTAGAATGTGGATACAAAAGAACTGAGATACAGATACATGCAGTctaaaaaaatgaaacatcaACGCCACGGATACAAACTTACTTTACAAACACCCAAACAAGTTTGTTGTGAGCGAGAGGAACGCTTGTACAGAAACCAGGTTGAGATTTCCTCttgaattttaaaaagatgACGGATAATAATACACAAGTTCATTTACCGGGCTACTAAGTAACTTTTAAACACTTAAAACTGGTATAAAAACGTACCAACGATGACATCAAAACACTGTTTCCAGAAAAAAACCTGAGGCTTAGCAAAGTTACAGTGAAATTAAGTTGTAATATTTCTTTGAAAAGAAGTGAAAACATAGTGTGAACGCAGTGTTCTGCAAATATTAtgttataaaaacaatattacagAACATGTAAACACATTAGCATCTCTGTCAGAGGACAAAACTTATTGACACAATAATCACTACCTTAACACCCAAGTCCGATACCAACTGCATCAAGTAAATATCAAGAGAAGAGCGTCTTAAAAGAACACTCCTATAGGCACACATACCAGACCTGGAATGACAAGCAGGCCACGGAGGCCATGGGCACTGTGCCCCCGATCTTGGCCTtcgtgcccttcaaaagttctccattgactttaagatatTCCATGGAAGTGCCCTTCGCAAAAAGAAAGTGGCCTGGCCCTTTCGACACACACACAATCCATTCAACCGCCGGAGCATTCCTCTGGACCGAAACCTTGTGCCAAACTTCAGGACCTATTCTATATAACTCTGTACACACGGTGCAAAGTTCAAGCAGTCAATGaggaccagcatgcacctcattccacctGCACCCGAACCGTgttttgcgataaggtctacaGTGAAATGCTTGTTTGATCCAACCAGAACAATTCTACCTGTTTGactttggaggggggggggatactgTAAGTGTAGACATTATTTTGTCAGATCAGTGCTATAACATTGTAAATTGCAATTTCACATTCACAGTACTAATAATTGAAAGGTCACCAAGTGcaaaatgcatttaattttttcttgggaaatgtttcttttggtcaacaattattttggagaCCACTTTTAATCAATAAACTCAATTAACCATAAGGTCCAAATAACAACCTCATAGCCCCGAGTAAACGATTTGTGCTAAATGTACAAAAGAAGTTATAAATAAGGAAAATAAAGATAACAATTGTGCAAAATAGGTGTGCAAATTAACTGCTACACTAAttgatgtacattttgtatcaGCCAGCCCACTGGCCCCAGGGAAAAAAAGAATGTTATTTCAAAAATGATACAGCTTGGATAAAATTTGTCAAATTGTTCATGTTAATTTTATATGAGTTGAAGTGCTTTTTAATATCTTGAACTTATCTTAGAGAGTAACCAGCAGACGATCCCGTCTGTGTACGttaaaaaacaatgacattCTTTCGAAACagtttaaccctcctactctgcAGTCCATTAAATTGGTAAGTTCATTGACCAACCATTTATAATCATTGAACTGCATGTGTTGTGTGTAGACCCTACGCATTACCATATCTCGAATTTGTCATGTTTATGCGCGCCGCGCAAACAATTGTCCAATGACAACCTCTAGGTGAGGTTCAATAACGTCGTGTTCATAAGGTCTATAGTAAAGCAAACATGCCCAGACACTGCAGACTTTCACATTGCATCTTATCATGGAGGGAAGGATGCTCCGTCATTTAAAACCACCGAGCCAGTCAGGCTCCTGAACAGAACAAATTTTAACCAGCTGAGAGTACCAGCCTGACGTAGTTCAGCCAGTTTGAAACAGAGTCATTCAAGTTTGGATATATGGTCCACAAACACAGTACTGACTCCAGCTGGGCTCAGTGCACGGACACCATTCCCATTTACACTTGATGTACACACACTTTTAACAAATATATACCATCTTCCCTACAACCCAACCCCGAGATAATTTGAACTATAACTCTGCTTTCTTGAAATGCTTTGGCTTAAGATGCTCAATACGTTTAATAAAGTCTGATTTCTCTGTGCAAGCCTTGCATTCCTCTCCCCAGTCATTCAGGATCTTCTTCAGGTCTCTCACTTTAAGTTTCTTCAGGTCCACTGCATCCAAATCAATTTGTTTCTCTGCGGGTAAAGAAAAAGTTAttgatttatttcttttaataacaatagtgggtcttatatctcaaggtgtttcaacattcagtatttttttgCAAGGTTTGTGGGACTAAATTTGAATTATGagcagtagcaccatgtaatgatttacaaggtgctgtggtgcaatatgcagccaatcaaaccaggtgAACCGGAGTGCACtcgttcttttacgtgcattataCAACATCAGGACCAACCGCTTTAtgttccatccgaaggacgaagcattatggtttagtgtcttgctcaaggacacaggtaCCACaactgggaatcgaacccacactctgctgatcagaaacaccagagcttcaatctggtgctcttaactgccaGGCCTTGACCCTTCCGGTCAACCTTTAAACTGTTGCCGTGTAGCCAgcagggatcacacccacgTTTACAATAGAACCTGGGAAGCCGCAGCTAAGGGATCACATAAGAAATAGGAAGGTGACCCAGCAAAGCTGGAAGTGGAGAGGTCCATAAAAAGTACAGCTTATGGGAGTATGGGCTCACTAAATTGTTGTTTGCAGCTCAGGAACGTCCAAGGATAGATTAGGGGATCTAACTACTCACCATATTTCAGCTCGCATATTTGTGAGTCTAGCTTCTTTAAATGAGTGCAGATTTTCTCAGTAGGCACGTAGTTGCCTAACCGCTTGCTGACCTCCCCGAGTGACCCGGTTGCAGCGTCTGATGTCCCACCAATGTAATAACACTAGAGAATGAATGAGACAAACACTATAAGTTAACGACACGCAGCCATTGTTCTGGTATATGTAGCCATTCAAATTATTGATAAACTTCTTCTAACAAAATCACTTCATCCAttgaaaaaaatgtgatttaTCATTCAAATGAATAAGTATTCAGTGATGCAAACCACAGAGCTGGCCTAATATTTCGTCCACTCAAGACAGTCACAAGGGAAGTGGTTTAGCTGGCTTATTttgtgttgaaaagcatccttaTTTCAATGATATATAaaattgtgcaaaaaaaaattgggttCTAGTGatttgaaatgacaagctacatTTTGTAACTGGTCCAAGACTACACCAAGCACTAAGACTCGTCTTTTAAGATGAGTTCTGATTGGCAATGTATTGCCTAATGCCAGAGCAGAGTGATTTATGATAATAACCCTTAAGGTCTTTTAGAGTAATGAAACAGTGTGATGAAATGCACTTTAAACTTTCAGAGATGTGTCTTCCTTACATCTGTGCTGTGTACACTAGGGTATTGATCTTGATGAGAAAACACTTTTTAATGGTGTACATGATTTACTTCagtaacaaaatacaaactgcCTTGTGCAGTTCTCAAACCCAAAAGATACTTACGAAagaattttctttatttttggcCGTCTTGCAGTATTTCCTTATTGCTTTTTCAATGCCGTCCCGTCCTTCATCACGCTGTTTTTTTGTGATTGtcttttcaattttgttcaagGCAGCAATACACACTGGAGAGGAAaaagtcatgacaaaacaatgtCGTGAGAAAGATTTGAAAACTGATCCTACATCAGATGTATTTGTCATCCCTCCTGAGCTGTCAGTGTCATAATCATATGGCATTCAGTTATGCAGGCCTGGCTTGCATCTGTtgcctggtcttggccttggaaACCCAGTGTTCCCATAGACTTAACATAGAATTTACATGACTTTTCAATTGAAGTTAGTGCCCTCTGCAAGAtaaaaattgccttgccctcggttttcaaagatgaaattcaaggctGGCATGTTCAAAACAGTGTGAGAGAAATCCAGAAAGTGGTGACAAATAATTTAGTTTTGTCGATGCCCCATCCAGTTTTTTGTTGTCACCctacacatgtacatcaacCACACACGTACTCCTCGTCTTATGGGAACACAGTTATAAGTTGATAGTAACTCAAATGCGTTCTCAtttgagtacatgtacacggCAGGCCTCAAATAAGAAAGAGGTCCTGGACAGAGGGATGGCCATTGGGGATGagcctctgttgccccagtCTTTGCATTCGTCATGTTTGTGCACCTTCAAATGTAAATAGTTCAAAAGTGCAGCCAGGACAGGGTTTGTAAATCCATCAGAAAATCTACTGTTTCTCATGGCAATGCCctaccctaccccccccccctcccggcACTGTGCACGCCCCGTGCTGTGACCCCTTCCTTCACAGCCATCCGTCAACTTGTTTTGGTCCCATActaagtcgagttgtctgacaatgaaaaaaaacgcccgccgagttgtccgaacggtcgaGCTGTCTCAACCGTTGAGTTGTACGAATTTCGAGTTGTCCGATAGACAAGTTGTCTGAAAACCCATAGACAAAGAATGGAAAACCCAATGCCTGAGCCTGAGGGGCTGAGCCCTCAGCTGCTGAACCTGAGCATGCCGATGCTGAGTGAGTGAGCTAGCTGACAGCAAGCACTTAAGAGTGAGACGCAACAACTTAACTTACAAGcagaaaaattaaaatgtctCAACTTGATGTTATTGTCAATTATTTAATAAATGTTGGTGGTTAATTATTCTTCTTTACAATTTAAATAGTAAATATTACTCAATCATGTCATGTCATCGctaaagtttattatttaaaaaattaataatgccAATGATTGATGAATGATGGTCATCGATCGAGTCAaaagtattttaattttaattttatgttaAGAATACTGAATAGATAAatctggaaaagtttccgtatggcgccaccactttttcattcgatatgaaataatttagtatctaatttacctcaatgagatatccttttttgtaaaaattagtgaaaaagtggtggcgccatacggaaagttatccataaaTCTCGACAAAGATTCTGATACAAAATTTTTAAATCTTTAACAAATGTAGTCGACTAGTTACAACCGCTGTAACCATGTTAAAAAAACTACTTACCTTCACATTCTCTGTCTTTTAATTTCGCCTCTGCGGTCTGAACCAACATCAACATGCAGACGACCGCTGCTGCAAAACACAAACCAGCCATGCTCTGAACGTTCATTTTCCGTAAAAAAATGAGCCCACTTTCAACTCAATTTTTACAAATCGCtgagcttaaaaaaaaaacacgaagacGACCAACTGGAGAAAAGATATGAAGACAACTTGTCTCTACAGCAGTTTTGTAAGCATTACAGTCACACTCGAGAAAAAAGGGGTCCGAAAATCAGCTGTTTGTGCTGTGGATTGTGAAATCAAAAACGTACACATGCAATTTTTACTAAAACAACGTGGACGAATTTCCTAATACATTTGTCGAGTTGCTATTGGTCAAACTGCTTATGACGTAACCGGCGTTTTGACACTCTGATCCGAGAGGCGAATTTAGGTCATCGATAGATGGCGCTATTCATCAAGATGGCGGCCTCCATGGGAATTTCTTTTGGCGGTTCTACCA
This window encodes:
- the LOC139933748 gene encoding UPF0739 protein C1orf74 homolog, with the protein product MSSSAEHIIKRHLMKTARKNWQIILDDIEAVCDGIKPSLLYDYSHMDPIELSEMVIELSSSCCSDTFKNKQLQVLRLGEDTFLANIPHLQAVLQETHQSLGEDGRHVGVNVSADLERPRLLHPEACRQLQDHIADVLSQLSGSDSKMERVLELNPKKDWNFSTMFGALIGYPVLYWYKECTGIDSNCLSFVPLCVYTVQITLDQKTSTEKSNFSSTQGDEARAIRGTQVSRNQHSVYSFSVPQELVHHFEGDIDNWFKRLQKTHSNLELTHSLVTLPAVAL
- the LOC139950761 gene encoding PI-PLC X domain-containing protein 3-like; translation: MASTTGEASKLENCAKNSDWMSKLPESLLCEPLKNIAIPGSHDSFSYSLDMTSPVSPSSPDTVRNLVSTFGNMAKKIVYNWSVTQSLTFNQQLDHGIRYFDLRVSTWKGKSELYFVHGLFGAEVGSCLLEIKTWLDDHPKEVIFLDFNHLYDMSASDHDQLVATLTSVFDSKLCPLIDIETAALNVLWDRGVQVLVFYHHDSTTQQNPMLWPGGFMPSVWPNVTEAPKMVNLLEAHFTRGRPYGKFQVNQGVLTPTGTTILQYINRSLQDVFGPIAIKNVQYFLKDKGIGPRGINIVIADFVELGDFIPSVLALNQIK
- the LOC139933749 gene encoding mesencephalic astrocyte-derived neurotrophic factor homolog: MNVQSMAGLCFAAAVVCMLMLVQTAEAKLKDRECEVCIAALNKIEKTITKKQRDEGRDGIEKAIRKYCKTAKNKENSFCYYIGGTSDAATGSLGEVSKRLGNYVPTEKICTHLKKLDSQICELKYEKQIDLDAVDLKKLKVRDLKKILNDWGEECKACTEKSDFIKRIEHLKPKHFKKAEL